A single genomic interval of Juglans regia cultivar Chandler chromosome 1, Walnut 2.0, whole genome shotgun sequence harbors:
- the LOC108995576 gene encoding actin-related protein 2/3 complex subunit 3 isoform X1, with translation MVYHSSFVDEEGMTKACGCPLLPLKSHIKGPAPASDQDRTDIVDEAITFFRANVFFRNFDIKSSADKLLIYLTLYINVALKRLEGCRTLAEGTKAIINLGLEKVPVPGEPGFPFPGLFPLPQSQKEAELLRNYLKQIREETSGRLLSVAYRPNGTPNKWWLAFAKRKFMNVIVP, from the exons ATG GTTTATCACTCTAGTTTTGTGGATGAGGAAGGAATGACTAAAGCTTGTGGGTGCCCTCTGCTCCCTCTGAAAAGCCATATAAAGGGCCCTGCTCCAGCTTCTGATCAag ATAGAACCGATATTGTTGATGAAGCCATCACATTCTTTCGCGCGAATGTCTTCTTCCGAAACTTTGATATCAAAAGCTCAGCGGATAAACTCCTCATCTATTTGACATTGTACATTAATGTGGCTTTGAAGAGGCTTGAAGGCTGCAGAACTTTGGCTGAAGGAACCAAGGCCATCATCAACTTGGGTCTGGAAAAGGTTCCTGTCCCTGGAGAGCCTGGTTTTCCTTTTCCAGGCCTTTTCCCCCTTCCTCAGTCTCAGAAGGAAGCAG AGCTGCTGAGGAATTATCTGAAGCAGATCAGGGAGGAAACAAGTGGAAGATTATTGAGTGTTGCATATAGACCCAATGGGACTCCAAATAAATGGTGGCTGGCTTTTGCGAAAAGGAAATTTATGAATGTCATTGTGCCTTGA
- the LOC108995576 gene encoding actin-related protein 2/3 complex subunit 3 isoform X2, with the protein MTKACGCPLLPLKSHIKGPAPASDQDRTDIVDEAITFFRANVFFRNFDIKSSADKLLIYLTLYINVALKRLEGCRTLAEGTKAIINLGLEKVPVPGEPGFPFPGLFPLPQSQKEAELLRNYLKQIREETSGRLLSVAYRPNGTPNKWWLAFAKRKFMNVIVP; encoded by the exons ATGACTAAAGCTTGTGGGTGCCCTCTGCTCCCTCTGAAAAGCCATATAAAGGGCCCTGCTCCAGCTTCTGATCAag ATAGAACCGATATTGTTGATGAAGCCATCACATTCTTTCGCGCGAATGTCTTCTTCCGAAACTTTGATATCAAAAGCTCAGCGGATAAACTCCTCATCTATTTGACATTGTACATTAATGTGGCTTTGAAGAGGCTTGAAGGCTGCAGAACTTTGGCTGAAGGAACCAAGGCCATCATCAACTTGGGTCTGGAAAAGGTTCCTGTCCCTGGAGAGCCTGGTTTTCCTTTTCCAGGCCTTTTCCCCCTTCCTCAGTCTCAGAAGGAAGCAG AGCTGCTGAGGAATTATCTGAAGCAGATCAGGGAGGAAACAAGTGGAAGATTATTGAGTGTTGCATATAGACCCAATGGGACTCCAAATAAATGGTGGCTGGCTTTTGCGAAAAGGAAATTTATGAATGTCATTGTGCCTTGA
- the LOC108995671 gene encoding monogalactosyldiacylglycerol synthase 2, chloroplastic-like, which yields MVISVATPRKSITEKVFQRVGGYYNGTNSSHRRCSNECEDDYDEDGNMELVQIGAERTKNVLILMSDTGGGHRASAEAIRNAFQIEFGDEYRIFVKDVWKEYTGWPLNDMERSYKFMVKHVQLWKVAFHSTYPRWIHSFYLAAIAAYYAKEVEAGLMEYKPDIIISVHPLMQHIPLWVLKWQGLQKKVVFATVITDLNSCHPTWFHPGVNRCYCPSQEVAKRALLDGLEESQVRVFGLPIRPSFARAVLSKDQLREELEMDPDLPAVLLMGGGEGMGPVKKTALALGESLMDKELDKPMGQLIIICGRNKTLASSLETEQWKIPVKVRGFETQMEKWMGACDCIITKAGPGTIAEALIRGLPIILNDYIPGQEKGNVPYVVDNGAGVFTRSPKETARIVTEWFSTKKDELKRMSENSLKLAQPEAVFNIVKDIHELACQRGPLANIPYMLTSSFTSLI from the exons ATGGTGATCTCCGTGGCGACGCCGAGGAAGTCGATAACGGAGAAGGTGTTCCAGAGGGTTGGAGGGTACTACAACGGGACCAACAGCAGCCACAGGCGGTGCTCGAACGAGTGCGAGGATGATTATGACGAGGATGGGAACATGGAGCTGGTGCAGATTGGAGCTGAGAGGACCAAGAACGTGCTGATTCTCATGAGTGACACCGGTGGAGGACACAGAGCCTCCGCCGAGGCCATCCGCAACGCCTTCCAGATTGAGTTCGGGGACGAGTACAGG ATATTTGTGAAAGATGTATGGAAAGAATATACCGGCTGGCCGTTGAACGACATGGAGAGATCGTACAAGTTCATGGTGAAACATGTGCAGCTATGGAAGGTCGCTTTCCACAGTACCTATCCTCGATGGATACACAGCTTCTATCTTGCTGCCATTGCTGCCTACTATGCCAA GGAGGTGGAAGCTGGTCTAATGGAGTACAAGCCAGATATCATCATTAGTGTTCATCCTTTGATGCAACATATTCCTTTGTGGGTTCTTAAATGGCAAGGCCTCCAGAAGAAAGTGGTATTTGCCACTGTCATCACAGATCTTAATTCTTGCCATCCTACTTG GTTTCACCCTGGGGTTAATAGATGCTACTGCCCATCACAGGAGGTAGCCAAAAGAGCTTTGCTTGATGGCCTTGAAGAGTCTCAAGTCCGGGTTTTTGGGTTGCCCATTCGGCCTTCTTTTGCTCGTGCAGTTCTGTCAAAA GATCAGTTGAGAGAAGAACTTGAGATGGATCCTGACTTGCCTGCTGTTTTGCTAATGGGAGGTGGTGAAGGGATGGGACCTGTTAAGAAAACTGCATTGGCGCTTGGGGAATCACTCATGGATAAAGAGCTTGATAAACCAATGGGGCAATTGATTATCATATGTGGCCGTAACAAAACCTTAGCATCTTCGCTTGAAACCGAGCAGTGGAAGATCCCAGTTAAG GTGAGAGGGTTTGAGACCCAAATGGAGAAATGGATGGGAGCTTGTGACTGCATAATCACTAAA GCTGGACCTGGTACAATTGCAGAGGCATTGATCAGGGGGCTTCCAATTATTCTCAACGACTACATCCCTGGACAA GAAAAGGGCAATGTACCTTATGTAGTGGACAATGGGGCTGGTGTCTTCACTAGAAGTCCTAAAGAAACGGCTAGAATCGTTACCGAATGGTTCAGCACCAAGAAAGATGAGCTCAAGAGAATGTCAGAGAATTCTCTTAAACTAGCACAACCGGAGGCTGTCTTCAACATTGTGAAGGACATCCACGAGCTTGCCTGCCAAAGAGGGCCTCTGGCCAATATCCCCTACATGTTAACATCATCATTCACAAGCCTCATTTAA
- the LOC108995667 gene encoding uncharacterized protein LOC108995667 isoform X1, with amino-acid sequence MGKKKRIPNQSDTQPPISRSPSSGNIADTMPCSSGTELMSEEKPLLSVDASELNTLSPVWDVKDNSMKLLNAHPATAHHHQNLGRSIFLKHSRYHYGHQYFRRNSASHTNASSRGKGAFSRDERLSFKLATQCNPQTGYHSEIRGKEICRPERLRSSSLVMDAAASSDAVKMVCGLCQTPLRRKPYFLGSTLSSGELSVVAVLVCGHVYHAECLEQKTCLEDRRDPPCPLCLGLPPKEDNSGGQE; translated from the exons atggggaagaaaaagagaattcCAAATCAGAGCGACACCCAACCTCCCATTTCGCGTTCTCCTTCTTCGG GTAATATTGCAGATACCATGCCTTGCTCCTCAGGGACGGAATTAATGTCAGAAGAg AAACCTTTGCTTTCTGTTGATGCCAGTGAACTAAATACTCTCTCACCTGTCTGGGATGTTAAGGATAATTCTATGAAGCTACTAAATGCCCATCCTGCTACTGCACATCATCATCAGAATCTTGGTCGTTCTATATTTTTGAAGCATTCTCGTTATCACTATGGCCATCAGTACTTTCGGCGCAATTCAGCTAGTCATACCAATGCATCTTCTCGGGGCAAAGGTGCTTTTTCACGCGATGAGAGACTGTCCTTCAAGTTGGCCACTCAATGTAACCCACAGACTGGATATCATTCag AAATTAGGGGGAAGGAAATTTGCAGGCCAGAAAGACTTCGGTCCAGCTCCTTGGTAATGGATGCAGCAGCATCATCAGATGCAGTGAAGATGGTATGTGGGCTTTGTCAGACGCCATTGAGACGAAAACCTTATTTTCTTGGAAGTACACTGTCTTCTGGCGAACTATCTGTGGTGGCAGTTTTAGTTTGTGGTCATGTTTATCACGCAGAATGCTTAGAGCAGAAAACATGCCTTGAAGATAGACGTGACCCGCCCTGCCCATTATGTCTGGGATTGCCGCCCAAAGAAGACAACTCGGGAGGACAGGAATAA
- the LOC108995667 gene encoding uncharacterized protein LOC108995667 isoform X2, whose translation MGKKKRIPNQSDTQPPISRSPSSDTMPCSSGTELMSEEKPLLSVDASELNTLSPVWDVKDNSMKLLNAHPATAHHHQNLGRSIFLKHSRYHYGHQYFRRNSASHTNASSRGKGAFSRDERLSFKLATQCNPQTGYHSEIRGKEICRPERLRSSSLVMDAAASSDAVKMVCGLCQTPLRRKPYFLGSTLSSGELSVVAVLVCGHVYHAECLEQKTCLEDRRDPPCPLCLGLPPKEDNSGGQE comes from the exons atggggaagaaaaagagaattcCAAATCAGAGCGACACCCAACCTCCCATTTCGCGTTCTCCTTCTTCGG ATACCATGCCTTGCTCCTCAGGGACGGAATTAATGTCAGAAGAg AAACCTTTGCTTTCTGTTGATGCCAGTGAACTAAATACTCTCTCACCTGTCTGGGATGTTAAGGATAATTCTATGAAGCTACTAAATGCCCATCCTGCTACTGCACATCATCATCAGAATCTTGGTCGTTCTATATTTTTGAAGCATTCTCGTTATCACTATGGCCATCAGTACTTTCGGCGCAATTCAGCTAGTCATACCAATGCATCTTCTCGGGGCAAAGGTGCTTTTTCACGCGATGAGAGACTGTCCTTCAAGTTGGCCACTCAATGTAACCCACAGACTGGATATCATTCag AAATTAGGGGGAAGGAAATTTGCAGGCCAGAAAGACTTCGGTCCAGCTCCTTGGTAATGGATGCAGCAGCATCATCAGATGCAGTGAAGATGGTATGTGGGCTTTGTCAGACGCCATTGAGACGAAAACCTTATTTTCTTGGAAGTACACTGTCTTCTGGCGAACTATCTGTGGTGGCAGTTTTAGTTTGTGGTCATGTTTATCACGCAGAATGCTTAGAGCAGAAAACATGCCTTGAAGATAGACGTGACCCGCCCTGCCCATTATGTCTGGGATTGCCGCCCAAAGAAGACAACTCGGGAGGACAGGAATAA